TCCCCATGGATGCCGAGGGACGACTATGTTTCATTTATTGTGTTAGTAAACCAAATCCAGTTGAAATTTGAAGAGGAATCAAAGAATTCTGTTAAATTCCACATGTATTTCCCCTTCTTTGGGGGAGAATAGAAGAGGGATCTGAACCACCCAAATGACAATAGAAAGGATTCGTTCTAAGTTACCTTGATTGTGTCTGGCAAACAGCTGAACTTAACATCCTGCAGTTCAGGAGAGAGGTTCCTTTACTCCCAAGCCACCTGGATCAGCATCTGTTTTCCCCCAGTGCTAGAGGTGGAACCCAGGCCTCTGCTAGGTTGTTTTGGACACACTGTTGTATCTCAGTTAAGGTGGCTGATTCCCAGGTGTGTGATCTGATCCGTGCTGCACTTTCTACTCACCAAGGCCTCCAGGCTGCCCTGCTCAGCAAGGTGGGAGTGCCCCCATTGACCCTCCTCCAGTCCATGAATCTCCACACCCTCCCCTGCCTGCCACTGAGCCAGCTTCTCGGTTATCCAGTGAGGAGGGCGAAGGCGATGACAAAGAAGAGTCTGTTGAAAAACTGGACTGTCATTATTCAGGTCATCATCCTCAGCCAGCATCTGTAAGTTCCACGTCCACCCCCGCGTTGACCCTCCCCACACAGCATGGACAGGGCACTGCAGGGGGGCGCGCCAGGGATCTTGGCATGCCTGTATATGTGGGACGCGGTCAAGGTGTGAGAGAAGTTCAAAACAGGGTGCCCCAGAGGCAGCACACACTCTGTACGGGGGACATCTCgtacttttttccctttctctttcgtGACACTCAGGGCTAGGCATTGTCACTCTCATGCTTCACAGCCTCCGGTACTCAGAGGCAGTTCTGTCTTTCCTGATTAGCTCCTTTCCTGAAGGAGCTAGAACCCTGACTGGGCATGCCAGTGTGGGAGTCAGCAAGCATGCGGCTATGTTTTCTCTTGCAGTTTTGCACATTTGGGAGCCGGCAGATTGGAAGAGGCTATTACGTGTTTGACTCCAGGTGGAATCGACTTCGCTGCGCCCTCAACCTCATGGTGGAGAAGCATCTGAATGCACAGCTATGGAAGTGAGTGCCTGTTGTTCTTGGGAGAGGAGCTGACTTTACACAGTGCTGCATTGTCTTTTATTTCCTGTGAGACTGATGTTATGAAGATATGCTTATCTAAACAAAACTGGCCTTTGGCCCTGAGAAGGTGccttgtcattcattcattaatttacccCACAACTACATATTGTTCTGGGTGCTGGCGTTCAAAGCAGAAGGACTCCCACATGtatggagctcacagtctagttgGGATTGGGTAAGGGGAGAAAAAAACTAGTCTACAGAAGAATAAGGAGATGATAGCTTGTCCTAAGTGACAGAATGGAAACAATAACAATCACCAAGACTTAGTGAGAGCCAACTATACACCAAACAACTTAAATATACTTAACATTCACAATTCTCTGTCAGGTGACCATGATTataccctccccccacccctgtttttttgttttgttttgtttttttaatagatgacaaaactgagataCAGTGTCGTGCAGCAAGTTAGTGGTAGGGCCAGGAATTGAACCTAGAGGTAACATGTTTTCAAGTAAAGAGCTGAAAATATAGAGGCCAGAGGGATTCAGGGAAAGCCTCTCTGAAGAAAGAGGCAGTCCTTGAACTGAGAAGGATGGATGAGAAACAGCAGTCACTGGGACAGTAGGGAGGAGTGGGTTCTGGGCAGAAGGAAGCAGCTGTGTCAAGGTCTTGAGTCAGAAAAGACAGCTTGTTGAAGAGATAGCAACAAATTGAGCACAGTACAAGATGAGGTCCAAGAAACCAGCAGGGGCCAGGTAACACTGAAATTGTTTCAGTGTTGAAGGTTTTAGGTAGAGGAGCCATGTGCTCCAGTTTGCAATTTAAGACACCTTGTGTGACATTATGTACCTAATGCTTCCCAAACAGGATTTTAAGTGGAAGAAGAGTTCCATGGccagaaaggtttaactcagcctttactgtaaaaaaaaaaaaaaaaaaaaaaaaagattctgttaTTTACTGCAGAACTTGTCAGAGCCTTAATGGGCACTGTGCTTTGTAACTCTTGAAGCAGGGAATGTCATGTCATGTATAATGTGGAACATGTCCCAAGCTCTTTTCACCTCGGAACCTTTTTTAGGGGAACATCTTGGAGAACTAGTATTTGGTGGGAGTGACTTTGGTGAATAGTAAGCTTTGCTAAAGTGACTGTCCAGTAATCCCCAGGCCATCCCAGATCCTCTGTTTGGGCATTATTTACTAGTGCCTCCTTAAATGGACTCTGCCAGTACATTCATTTGACTCCCTGCCTTGGTTTCCTAATAAAGTCAGACGCTGTTTGGAGGCCTTGGATTTTCTGCAACCCAAAGAACCATCTCCATGATCATTAGCAGGACTTACATCCGTTTCCTTAGAACACCAGATCCAGAGCACTGttactctgcttttctttttcatatttctttctggttcttgCTGGATAAGAGGTTCTTCTTTATGAAGGAACATTGTCCCTGGCTAAACACAGAATCAGGGGACTGGTTTTGGGGGTTCTGCAGGGGTTTTTCCACACCAGAACTCCCTAAGATACATGAAATCTCAACTTCATATTTCTTCAGACTACCCATTGGGACTTGGAAAGCACACTGAGCTTGTGAAACTATGGGTTTAATGTACTCCTAAGAGTTTAGAATGGATTTCTGAATGTTTTATCCACATTATGTTGGTATGTGGCTCATGACCAACAGTTTGGGCAAAGATAGTTTCAGTTCCTAGTGGCTTGTATAGTGAGACTTTTCTCTTGatgtgaactttttaaaaagcaggatcATAAGGTCGACTCTGCTGTCTACTCTGTTCTGTCTGAAGGCTGCCTACTTGCTTCCGGGGAGAAGGAAACCAACCCTTTCCATTAGCATGAccattggtttttaaaaagtctacAGCAACAAGGGACGTGTTACTCAGTAATGAGCTGGCACACAGGCTTGGGGCAGATGGGAACTTGGTGCATGTTGCCTCCCAACATAAGAGTGCTGGCGGCCTTTTCAGGCAGCCCCTGAGATTTTCTCTGGGGAGCTCAGCACTTCTCATCCAGAGAACTATTCTCACCTGGCATCTTTGAAGCCCTCAAGGAAACTTTCAAAGTGATCCAGGTCCCACCCTACTGGCTCAGCCCAAAATCCTTCCTTACAGGGTTATTGTGGTAAAATTGAAGGTAAGTGAGGTGGGAATTGAGTATGAAATGAGTAAACTTCAGTTTGTGGAGTCTCAGGCCAGTGGTGAAATTAGACCAGCACTTTCTCTGCAGCATGGCCATAACCTGAAAGGCCACTGCCCGCCTTCTATGATTTCTGTGAACTGCTTGTCCTCTGTTGATTTGGGACCAGTATCCCATATTCCCTAAGAAGGGGCTGGGATGGTTTTCAAAGATTTTtgttggtgtatttttttttttttttttttttttttactttttgaaatggTAATACAATCACTGggcttaaaaaaggaaaaacaaggttgaggcaggagaatggcgtgaacccgggaggcagagcttgcagtgagccgagatcgcgccactgcactccagcctgggtgacagagcgagactccgtctcaaaaaaaaaaaaaaaaaaaggaaaaacgagTATAAAGAGGCATACATTGAAAACCCTGAGTCCTCCTCTGTCTCCTACATGCTTGTTTTCCACCCAGCCCCCCcagacatttttattattttttatgtatctcTACATAGTTTATTTGTGCAAACACAAGTCAGTATGAGTACATATTGTTACTTTGCCTCTTTATACACAAAAGAGTAATTAACTACTTAAAAGAGCTTTTCTAAGAGGAACTTGTAATTGCCTCCCGGAGAGATCCACATCCTTCCCTGCTCTAGAAGGCTTTTCCTTTCCTCGAGATTTGGTTCCAGGCAGCCTGGTCTTTAGGCCCTGGCTTCCTGAGCCACCTGGTGGTCATGAGAAGCCACTGCTCCCAGTGAGCAGTAGGGCCTGGACTTCATTTAGAGCAGGGCTTCTGAATGCTCCAGAATCACCCAGGGGCCTTGTTGCCATGCAGCTTCTGATGCATCATTctagggtggggcccaggaaCTCAGTTTTCCTAACCAACCTCTCAGGTAATTAATGACACTGCCTGCCACCCTCCTCTATGAGTAGTGCGGGGAGAGAGAGCCTAGCCTCTCCATCTTGGCTCCACATTAGAATCCCCTGGAGAGATTTAGAAATGACTGATGTCTGTCCCCACTCCCCGCAGAGACTCTGGTGTAATTGTTATGGATGTGGCTTAAGCTCCACAGGTGACTGTAATGTGCAACAGCTGGAGTTGAGAAGCACTAACATCAGGCCAGAGCTGTACCCTTGAAtggggttttgggtttttttgtttgtttgttttgtttttgaaacagggcctcactcagtcaccaaggctggagtgcagtagtgtgatttcagctcactgtgacctccacctccccggttcaagcaattctcctgcctcagccttctaggtagctgggattacaggtgcacaccaccatgcccagctaatttttgtatttttagtagagatggggtttcaccatgttggccaggctggtctcaaactcctgacctcaagtgatccaccagcctcagcctcccaaagtgctgggattacaattgtgagccactgcgcctggccgaatgGATTTTTAAAGCATTTGCAAATACTTGCAgtcattcattttattaataacagTAGTCTTTAAAAGCATCTGGAAATCACCTGGGCAGCAGTCTAGGCCAGCTCTCTCACTGGGGTAGTGGCCAGGTCAGCCAGGGCTACCCCTTAAGTCAGGATCAAGGCAATCCTGGCACTTGCCTTCCAGTCAGGCCTTTTTCTCTTCTACCACCTCGGTTTAAATTCTGCCAAAgaagtttttgaaattttgttactGTCACATTTAAGATTCAGAGCTAAAATAAAAGGAGACCCTCCCTGGTTTGAATTTAGATGGTTTCCGCATCCCCTAATAAATACCTTGCCCACACATTCTTAACAGAATCCATTGTTACAACACCATGCTGAATATCCCTTGATACTGTGGGGCTTTATTCCCTTGTTCAGGCCAATAGTTATGACCTAGCAGTTGCTGTTAATTAGCTGCacccttccttttctctcattcATTCCTGACTTCTCTCGACATTTATTCAATGCCTTCTGTGTTTCCTGCACTGTGCTGAACACTAGGACTACAACGGTAATTAAGCTGGGGATGACTCTCTCTGCAGAGGATTTGGTGATTAGCAATCCGACACTTAAAGGATGAGCAGAAGTTGGGGTATTGGGTCATGGCATTTTCTCAGAATATAAGGAAGTACAGTGGCTGGAAGCAGGGAACGGGAGcgttgggggtgggaggtggagctAGAGGCTGGGGCAATAGCAGCGGGGGGTTGCACACATACAGTTCTATAAGAGCCCCAGGAAGGCATTAAAGAATTTGAAGGAGAGAGGTGACAGGATTGGCTTTGTAGTTCAGAGTGATTGCTTTGATGTGGATGGTTTCTCTTTGTCACAAGCAAAGAGGGTGGTGCCATCTGAAAGTCTCTGTGAATGGCTGTGGTCAGTGTCATTCACTGTCCTCTcatttttttcaggaaaataCCACCAGTGCCCAGTACCAACTCACCCATCTCCACACGTATTCCTCACCGGACAAACTCTGTGCCGACATCACAATGTGGAGTCAGCTATCTGGCAGCAGCCACCGTCTCTACATCCCCAGTCCTGCTCTCATCTACCTGCATCTCCCCAAATAGCAAATCGGTACCAGCTCATGGAACCACACTAAATGCACAGCCTGCTGCTTCAGGGGCGATGGATCCTGTGTGCAGTATGCAATCCAGACAAGTGTCCTCTTCATCCTCATCCCCTTCCACGCCCTCTGGCCTTTCCTCGGTTCCTTCCTCCCCTATGTCCAGGAAACCTCAGAAATTGAAATCCAGCAAATCTTTGAGGCCCAAGGAGTCTTCTGGTAACAGCACTAACTGTCAAAATGCCAGTAGCAGTACCAGTGGCGGCTCAGGAAAGAAACGCAAAAACAGTTCCCCACTGTTGGttcactcttcctcctcctcttcctcctcctcctcttcttctcatTCCATGGAGTCTTTTAGGAAAAACTGTGTGGCTCACTCTGGGCCTCCCTACCCCTCAACGGTAACATCTTCCCATAGCATCGGCCTCAACTGTGTGATGAATAAAGCAAATGCGGTGAACGTCCGGCATGACCAGTCAGGGAGGGGCCCCCCCACCGGGAGCCCTGCTGAATCCATCAAGAGGATGAGTGTGATGGTGAACAGCAGTGATTCTACTCTTTCTCTTGGGCCATTCATTCACCAGTCCACTGAACTTCCTGTCAACTCCCACGGCAGTTTTTCCCACTCACACACTCCTCTAGATAAACtcataggaaagaaaagaaagtgctcACCCAGCTCGAGCAGCatcaacaacagcagcagcaaaccCACAAAGGTTGCCAAAGTGCCAGCCATGAACAACGTCCACATGAAACACACAGGCACCATCCCAGGGGCACAAGGACTGATGAACAATTCCCTCCTTCATCAGGTAGGAAATGGACTGTGAGCCCCATGGGAATGCCCATTTCTTCTCCCTTAAGATCTTTTGCCAGCTCAGAAATGTGTTTGGttgggttggttggttggtttgtaaACAGATATTCAGCTTCATGgtgtcttcttaaaaaaaaaaaaaaaaaggttcacgGCCGTATGAAGGTAAAACAGGCTCTTCTGCCAGAATTTCTGGTGCCTTTGGAAGATGTTCTTCAGTAAAGAAACTACAGTAAtgcgtttttagtagagctgCAGAAAGCATCGGGTGTGACAGCAAAATCATAATTGGAGGGGAGTCCCTTTATGAAATAGCCAGTAATGTGTTATCCCAATGCTGTGAAGTGTGTGCCATTCGAGGCTTTAAGGAAGGAAGCAGGCATTGTTTCCTGGATAGTGGTTCTTTAGTATGTTCCGCTGAGGAAAGCTGCTCTAAAATCAAACTGATCTAGAAAGGGGTGATTTAAGATttaaaatgaggctgggtgcagcagctcacgcctataatcccagcactttgggaagctgaagcaggtggatcacttgaggtcaggagttcaagaccagcctggccaacatggtaaaacccccatctctactaaaaatacaaaaattagctgggtgtggtggtgcacacctgtaatcccagctactcaggaggcggaggcaggagaattgcttgaacacgggaggcggaagttgcagtgagccaagatcacgccactgcactccatccggcctatgagactatgtctcaaaaaaaaaaagagcatttattatttttccctctcaAAAGAATTTCAGATATTCTGGTTAAATCTCACCCCATATTTTCTCTTCCCATTTTTGAGGGAGGCAGGAAAACAGGATTTAGTATGGGCATAGCAGAAGACTGAAATCTCATTCCAAGCTCATAGTTAAAAAGAAGTCTGCATATGAACCCATCAGTAGAGAAGTGGCTAAGTGGTTGTAGGATTCATAATTAACCATGACTTTCTCTCTTAGGCTGTATTTTTGTCTCGTCCCAGCTCTTCTGCCTGTTACTGACCTCACCTGTAGCTGTTTCTTCCAGCTTCCTTTGCTCTAACTTCCAGCTCATCTCTCATCTTGTTATTTTATTCATCAGGATATCTCCTCACCTTGCTTACGAACAGGAATTTCAGCAACATCACCCCAGAGCCCTGACTTAAAATGTGAGGctctttttcatgattttttttccccttcctcgTCTTCAGAACTTAACTCAAATGCCAGCCAGGTTAGGACTTTTTCAGAAAATACCAAGAAGTTTCTTAGTATTTTCTTAGTGTGATATAATTTTCCTCTAATATTTGGGTGAATTAACACCCATTGCCAAAGgtatggggaaaatatttgtgaatttaaCTAGCTGCGTACATTATGGGTTATTATATGTTGTTTGGCATTCTGATCATGGGATTCCTGGACAAATGAGAAGTGTGCTTTTCCTTCTTGGTTTGTAGTTACTCATTACAGTTTATAAGCATAACAGTCCAATATGAACACAGAAGACATGGTGTGCCGATTCTTCAACGCACCGTCGTTGAGAGAGACGTGATCCCCACGGAAGGGGCATTCCATTGTGCTGTAATGTCCATCTCACATCTGTATTAGTGAGCACACTGTCTTCATTTAGACAGGAGTGTAGATCTTAATGCCCACAAGTAACAAAAAGGACAGAAAGGGGGGGGCCAGGTGGGGCACAGCAGAGATTGACAGTGCCTACTAGAAATTGGGGGGACATGGAGCAGCTGCTTCCAGACATTTGTTACCAGTTTTAAAGAGAGGCTGCAGATCTGGACTTGCATGTGAAATTTAGttgagatatatgtgtgtgtgtgtgtgtgtgtatgtatacacacacatatacacacacacttttttttctcttcttaaatcTGGTATAGCCTATGTATCTGTGGGCCATCTTTGGCTCATGACCTGCCATTTTGCCACCTTTGATTTTTACCATGTAGTGGCACTATGTCTTACTAGAACAACGCAGACAGCCTAACTTTGGGCTTTTTCCTTAAAATCAGTTAAAATCAGTTTCCACTTAAGTTTGTGTTTGAGAGAGATTTTCTCTGTGCAGAGGAATACTTTTTATTATGCTACACAAATCCTGGGGCAAGAGCAGGGGTGCTTGCTTAGAGATCAAAGGATCATTGAACCCCAAGAAGTATTgcacatttttatgtctttgttcATTTATCGTATAGCTTTCATAAGAATCTCAAAGGGACTCGTGACCCCAAAATGCTTTAAAGAATGCTGCTGTTACAAAAGTAGGGACCTCTACTTGCTGTTCCTTGTGGAGCtgcctttaaaacaaaaataactgggCTAGTTGAAGTTTTCTAAACAAGGGAATGAAGAGTGGGACATGCTGGGAAGCCTAGGAGATGATGGGGTTGGGTAGGCACCCCCAAGAGTCTGTTCATGGCCTGTACCACCAAAGATGTAAAAGCCCACTGTGAATGCCAGAGTTTCCTCCTCCCCAGTATGGGCACTGCCTTGAGTGCGAACTGTCACACCTGTGTGTGCTAGCCCTTGACCTTGTTCCCTTCTCAGTTAACAACCTGGAATACCTTCAAGGACACAAAATCACTGGAATACCTTCAAGGACACAAAATcagtaaataaaaccaaaaggcAAACATAAGAGCCTTTTCTCTAAGTTAGAAACCCAGGCCTGCAACTCTTCTAGCCAGTTGGCTAGAAGTGAATCTTTGCAATGATTGTGCCCAGTAGTAGTGAAGGCATTTGAAAGCTAAGAACAAAATCTATAGCTGACTGTTCCTGGTGTCACTCAGTCAGTGGAGGCTTTAGTAGCGTGCAGCCTTTGGAATATTCTTGTTTAGAATCAATAGAGTGCAGTGTACAAACGCTTACTTACCATTTCATTATTTCCCCACCCCCTCTTTTTTGAAAGCCAAAGGCACGTCCCTGACAGCTGAAAATAGCACGGGGAGGAATAATGCGGACACTTTTGAGGACAAGTTACACCTCCACTCAGCACTCTGGACTCCACGATGCCTTTGAGTCTGTTTTCCCAACCTCCTGTGGGCCTCAAGGGTAGAAACCTGTCGGGCTGTTGTTTTAACGAGGATTTCCCTGAAGCTATGTCTCTAGCAGTGAGTACTCATAAAGGACACTGGATCAAGTTCAGCCACCGAATTGCTTTTATCAGTGTTAAAGTGGTCTGAACTGCTTGCTACCAATCTGtgagaagtttttttgttttttaacttgcaGTATATCACAGAGCCACTCTTCAAGTAGATTGGCTGGGCAAAAGAATGTTTTGGCAAGAGCGTTACTGTAgacctttctccctccttccttttactaccatttttttttaacactgtcATCTGTAGGTCACTCTCCAGCAGTTAGGCACCTTAACTGGAGACCAGAAACCTTCCAGAGAACAGAGGGCTGCATCCCGAGCAACCGTCTGAAGAAGGGAATTAGGCTTTAGATTTTGATAGCAATGTTCCAGGAATGAAATATAGATGTTAGCCCAAGGCACCATGACAAAATAGCCCAGCCTTTTGAGAGTAATTTGGGAAAAGAAGCTGTCAGAAGTTTCTGACTTACAAACTGGTTTGAAATTTTTGATGCCTAGACAGCAAGTATAAATCATTTTGGAGGCTTACTTTTCATGATACAAAAGCAattctgtgtgatttttttttaagaagaaagaaaatgcaagctAGTTTTGAGAAAGGAACGCCAAATTGGGTCGGGGGAGGGT
This region of Gorilla gorilla gorilla isolate KB3781 chromosome 2, NHGRI_mGorGor1-v2.1_pri, whole genome shotgun sequence genomic DNA includes:
- the ATXN7 gene encoding ataxin-7 isoform X1 codes for the protein MSERAADDVRGEPRRAAAAAGGAAAAAARQQPQPQQQQQQPPQPQRQQQQPPRRTRPEDGGPGAASTSAAAMATVGERRPLPSPEVMLGQSWNLWVEASKLPGKDGTELDESFKEFGKNREVMGLCREGYTDVFHNPELQSCNRKKDMPIFGFCPAHDDFYLVVCNDCNQVVKPQAFQSHYERRHSSSSKPPLAVPPTSVFSFFPSLSKSKGGSASGSNRSSSGGVLSASSSSSKLLKSPKEKLQLRGNTRPMHTIQQSRVPHGRIMTPSVKVEKIHPKVDGTLLKSAVGPTCPATVSSLVKPGLNCPSIPKPTLPSPGQILNGKGLPAPPTLEKKPEDNSNNRKFLNKRLSEREFDPDIHCGVIDLDTKKPCTRSLTCKTHSLTQRRAVQGRRKRFDVLLAEHKNKTREKELIRHPDSQQPPQPLRDPHPAPPRTSQEPHQNPHGVIPSESKPFVASKPKPHTPSLPRPPGCPAQQGGSAPIDPPPVHESPHPPLPATEPASRLSSEEGEGDDKEESVEKLDCHYSGHHPQPASFCTFGSRQIGRGYYVFDSRWNRLRCALNLMVEKHLNAQLWKKIPPVPSTNSPISTRIPHRTNSVPTSQCGVSYLAAATVSTSPVLLSSTCISPNSKSVPAHGTTLNAQPAASGAMDPVCSMQSRQVSSSSSSPSTPSGLSSVPSSPMSRKPQKLKSSKSLRPKESSGNSTNCQNASSSTSGGSGKKRKNSSPLLVHSSSSSSSSSSSSHSMESFRKNCVAHSGPPYPSTVTSSHSIGLNCVMNKANAVNVRHDQSGRGPPTGSPAESIKRMSVMVNSSDSTLSLGPFIHQSTELPVNSHGSFSHSHTPLDKLIGKKRKCSPSSSSINNSSSKPTKVAKVPAMNNVHMKHTGTIPGAQGLMNNSLLHQDISSPCLRTGISATSPQSPDLKCEALFHDFFSPSSSSELNSNASQVRTFSENTKKFLSIFLV
- the ATXN7 gene encoding ataxin-7 isoform X2, which translates into the protein MSERAADDVRGEPRRAAAAAGGAAAAAARQQPQPQQQQQQPPQPQRQQQQPPRRTRPEDGGPGAASTSAAAMATVGERRPLPSPEVMLGQSWNLWVEASKLPGKDGTELDESFKEFGKNREVMGLCREGYTDVFHNPELQSCNRKKDMPIFGFCPAHDDFYLVVCNDCNQVVKPQAFQSHYERRHSSSSKPPLAVPPTSVFSFFPSLSKSKGGSASGSNRSSSGGVLSASSSSSKLLKSPKEKLQLRGNTRPMHTIQQSRVPHGRIMTPSVKVEKIHPKVDGTLLKSAVGPTCPATVSSLVKPGLNCPSIPKPTLPSPGQILNGKGLPAPPTLEKKPEDNSNNRKFLNKRLSEREFDPDIHCGVIDLDTKKPCTRSLTCKTHSLTQRRAVQGRRKRFDVLLAEHKNKTREKELIRHPDSQQPPQPLRDPHPAPPRTSQEPHQNPHGVIPSESKPFVASKPKPHTPSLPRPPGCPAQQGGSAPIDPPPVHESPHPPLPATEPASRLSSEEGEGDDKEESVEKLDCHYSGHHPQPASFCTFGSRQIGRGYYVFDSRWNRLRCALNLMVEKHLNAQLWKKIPPVPSTNSPISTRIPHRTNSVPTSQCGVSYLAAATVSTSPVLLSSTCISPNSKSVPAHGTTLNAQPAASGAMDPVCSMQSRQVSSSSSSPSTPSGLSSVPSSPMSRKPQKLKSSKSLRPKESSGNSTNCQNASSSTSGGSGKKRKNSSPLLVHSSSSSSSSSSSSHSMESFRKNCVAHSGPPYPSTVTSSHSIGLNCVMNKANAVNVRHDQSGRGPPTGSPAESIKRMSVMVNSSDSTLSLGPFIHQSTELPVNSHGSFSHSHTPLDKLIGKKRKCSPSSSSINNSSSKPTKVAKVPAMNNVHMKHTGTIPGAQGLMNNSLLHQDISSPCLRTGISATSPQSPDLKSKGTSLTAENSTGRNNADTFEDKLHLHSALWTPRCL
- the ATXN7 gene encoding ataxin-7 isoform X4, with product MSERAADDVRGEPRRAAAAAGGAAAAAARQQPQPQQQQQQPPQPQRQQQQPPRRTRPEDGGPGAASTSAAAMATVGERRPLPSPEVMLGQSWNLWVEASKLPGKDGTELDESFKEFGKNREVMGLCREDMPIFGFCPAHDDFYLVVCNDCNQVVKPQAFQSHYERRHSSSSKPPLAVPPTSVFSFFPSLSKSKGGSASGSNRSSSGGVLSASSSSSKLLKSPKEKLQLRGNTRPMHTIQQSRVPHGRIMTPSVKVEKIHPKVDGTLLKSAVGPTCPATVSSLVKPGLNCPSIPKPTLPSPGQILNGKGLPAPPTLEKKPEDNSNNRKFLNKRLSEREFDPDIHCGVIDLDTKKPCTRSLTCKTHSLTQRRAVQGRRKRFDVLLAEHKNKTREKELIRHPDSQQPPQPLRDPHPAPPRTSQEPHQNPHGVIPSESKPFVASKPKPHTPSLPRPPGCPAQQGGSAPIDPPPVHESPHPPLPATEPASRLSSEEGEGDDKEESVEKLDCHYSGHHPQPASFCTFGSRQIGRGYYVFDSRWNRLRCALNLMVEKHLNAQLWKKIPPVPSTNSPISTRIPHRTNSVPTSQCGVSYLAAATVSTSPVLLSSTCISPNSKSVPAHGTTLNAQPAASGAMDPVCSMQSRQVSSSSSSPSTPSGLSSVPSSPMSRKPQKLKSSKSLRPKESSGNSTNCQNASSSTSGGSGKKRKNSSPLLVHSSSSSSSSSSSSHSMESFRKNCVAHSGPPYPSTVTSSHSIGLNCVMNKANAVNVRHDQSGRGPPTGSPAESIKRMSVMVNSSDSTLSLGPFIHQSTELPVNSHGSFSHSHTPLDKLIGKKRKCSPSSSSINNSSSKPTKVAKVPAMNNVHMKHTGTIPGAQGLMNNSLLHQDISSPCLRTGISATSPQSPDLKSKGTSLTAENSTGRNNADTFEDKLHLHSALWTPRCL
- the ATXN7 gene encoding ataxin-7 isoform X3, coding for MSERAADDVRGEPRRAAAAAGGAAAAAARQQPQPQQQQQQPPQPQRQQQQPPRRTRPEDGGPGAASTSAAAMATVGERRPLPSPEVMLGQSWNLWVEASKLPGKDGTELDESFKEFGKNREVMGLCREDMPIFGFCPAHDDFYLVVCNDCNQVVKPQAFQSHYERRHSSSSKPPLAVPPTSVFSFFPSLSKSKGGSASGSNRSSSGGVLSASSSSSKLLKSPKEKLQLRGNTRPMHTIQQSRVPHGRIMTPSVKVEKIHPKVDGTLLKSAVGPTCPATVSSLVKPGLNCPSIPKPTLPSPGQILNGKGLPAPPTLEKKPEDNSNNRKFLNKRLSEREFDPDIHCGVIDLDTKKPCTRSLTCKTHSLTQRRAVQGRRKRFDVLLAEHKNKTREKELIRHPDSQQPPQPLRDPHPAPPRTSQEPHQNPHGVIPSESKPFVASKPKPHTPSLPRPPGCPAQQGGSAPIDPPPVHESPHPPLPATEPASRLSSEEGEGDDKEESVEKLDCHYSGHHPQPASFCTFGSRQIGRGYYVFDSRWNRLRCALNLMVEKHLNAQLWKKIPPVPSTNSPISTRIPHRTNSVPTSQCGVSYLAAATVSTSPVLLSSTCISPNSKSVPAHGTTLNAQPAASGAMDPVCSMQSRQVSSSSSSPSTPSGLSSVPSSPMSRKPQKLKSSKSLRPKESSGNSTNCQNASSSTSGGSGKKRKNSSPLLVHSSSSSSSSSSSSHSMESFRKNCVAHSGPPYPSTVTSSHSIGLNCVMNKANAVNVRHDQSGRGPPTGSPAESIKRMSVMVNSSDSTLSLGPFIHQSTELPVNSHGSFSHSHTPLDKLIGKKRKCSPSSSSINNSSSKPTKVAKVPAMNNVHMKHTGTIPGAQGLMNNSLLHQDISSPCLRTGISATSPQSPDLKCEALFHDFFSPSSSSELNSNASQVRTFSENTKKFLSIFLV
- the ATXN7 gene encoding ataxin-7 isoform X7, which encodes MSERAADDVRGEPRRAAAAAGGAAAAAARQQPQPQQQQQQPPQPQRQQQQPPRRTRPEDGGPGAASTSAAAMATVGERRPLPSPEVMLGQSWNLWVEASKLPGKDDMPIFGFCPAHDDFYLVVCNDCNQVVKPQAFQSHYERRHSSSSKPPLAVPPTSVFSFFPSLSKSKGGSASGSNRSSSGGVLSASSSSSKLLKSPKEKLQLRGNTRPMHTIQQSRVPHGRIMTPSVKVEKIHPKVDGTLLKSAVGPTCPATVSSLVKPGLNCPSIPKPTLPSPGQILNGKGLPAPPTLEKKPEDNSNNRKFLNKRLSEREFDPDIHCGVIDLDTKKPCTRSLTCKTHSLTQRRAVQGRRKRFDVLLAEHKNKTREKELIRHPDSQQPPQPLRDPHPAPPRTSQEPHQNPHGVIPSESKPFVASKPKPHTPSLPRPPGCPAQQGGSAPIDPPPVHESPHPPLPATEPASRLSSEEGEGDDKEESVEKLDCHYSGHHPQPASFCTFGSRQIGRGYYVFDSRWNRLRCALNLMVEKHLNAQLWKKIPPVPSTNSPISTRIPHRTNSVPTSQCGVSYLAAATVSTSPVLLSSTCISPNSKSVPAHGTTLNAQPAASGAMDPVCSMQSRQVSSSSSSPSTPSGLSSVPSSPMSRKPQKLKSSKSLRPKESSGNSTNCQNASSSTSGGSGKKRKNSSPLLVHSSSSSSSSSSSSHSMESFRKNCVAHSGPPYPSTVTSSHSIGLNCVMNKANAVNVRHDQSGRGPPTGSPAESIKRMSVMVNSSDSTLSLGPFIHQSTELPVNSHGSFSHSHTPLDKLIGKKRKCSPSSSSINNSSSKPTKVAKVPAMNNVHMKHTGTIPGAQGLMNNSLLHQDISSPCLRTGISATSPQSPDLKSKGTSLTAENSTGRNNADTFEDKLHLHSALWTPRCL